The following proteins come from a genomic window of Crassostrea angulata isolate pt1a10 chromosome 1, ASM2561291v2, whole genome shotgun sequence:
- the LOC128157833 gene encoding N-acetyllactosaminide beta-1,6-N-acetylglucosaminyl-transferase-like, which yields MVQPKKLNLFFLITMFILTVFVISHYNTVQRIHPPVKYPMGKKVQTPKEEKNLTNRTPIHVHRPGPMRMVQEVDCQQIIEGNEDYIAHASEIMNNTMFSFLNDRQIEKLALNCDKFLNTFDYSRFIVSQIELDFPIAYSIITYKDVVQTEKLLRAIYRPHNVYCIHVDRSSSPSLHNAIKAISKCLSNVFVTSKLEDVIYAGYSRLKADLNCMTDLLNYSDVKWKYLINLPAQEYPLKTNSEIVKVLQILNGTNSIESYYDKASHYRTNQTYKENNKTSKLEPTGKIKAPPPHNVTVAKGSAYGTFSRSFVEFALRNPKSRDILKWTEDTLSPDETFWATLAFNKELGAPGIQYLASGVPNRKSWITVGVMWQSKGPTREVCHGMYVRNICVFGLGDLNKIVQEKTLFINKFYHYYQPFALMCMEEWYFNKTFTTVPFENYFYKGLIKF from the exons ATGGTACAGCCGAAGAAACTCAATTTGTTCTTCCTTATAACCATGTTCATCTTGACTGTTTTTGTTATTTCACACTACAACACCGTTCAGAGGATTCACCCACCTGTCAAATATCCAATGGGTAAAAAAGTGCAAACTCCAAAAGAAGAGAAAAACTTAACGAACAGAACgccaatacatgtacatcggcCTGGACCAATGAGAATGGTTCAGGAAGTCGACTGTCAGCAAATCATTGAAGGTAACGAAGACTACATAGCTCATGCGTCTGAAATCATGAACAACACTatgttttcatttctaaacGACAGACAAATTGAGAAACTTGCTCTAAACTGTGACAAGTTTTTGAATACCTTTGACTATAGTCGATTCATAGTGTCACAAATTGAACTAGATTTTCCCATTGCATATTCCATAATAACATACAAAGATGTTGTTCAGACTGAAAAACTTCTCAGGGCTATATACCGGCCTCACAATGTTTACTGCATACACGTGGACCGTAGTTCCAGTCCTTCATTGCATAACGCCATTAAAGCTATTTCAAAATGTCTGTCTAATGTTTTCGTTACATCGAAGCTGGAGGATGTCATCTACGCGGGTTATTCTCGACTGAAAGCAGACCTCAACTGTATGACTGATCTTTTGAATTATTCAGATGTAAAGTGGAAATATCTCATCAATTTACCTGCTCAAGAATATCCATTAAAGACTAATTCAGAAATTGTGAAAGTGTTACAGATATTAAACGGGACAAACAGCATTGAAAGCTATTATGACAAAGCATCACACTACCGAACCAACCAGACATACAAAGAGAATAACAAAACATCCAAGTTAGAACCCACGGGAAAGATCAAAGCTCCACCCCCTCACAACGTAACGGTAGCAAAAGGGAGTGCATACGGCACATTTAGCAGAAGTTTTGTGGAGTTTGCTTTAAGGAATCCCAAATCTAGGGACATCTTAAAATGGACAGAAGATACTTTGAGCCCAGATGAAACATTCTGGGCCACTCTTGCTTTCAACAAAGAACTGGGTGCCCCAGGCATTCAATACTTGG CTTCAGGGGTTCCGAACCGGAAGTCATGGATAACTGTTGGTGTGATGTGGCAATCCAAGGGACCAACAAGGGAGGTCTGTCATGGGATGTACGTCCGAAATATATGTGTTTTCGGATTGGGAGACTTAAATAAAATAGTACAAGAAAAAACCctttttatcaacaaattttaTCACTATTATCAACCTTTTGCCTTAATGTGTATGGAAGAGTGGTATTTCAACAAGACGTTTACAACTGTaccttttgaaaattatttttataaaggtttaataaaattttaa